In a genomic window of Colius striatus isolate bColStr4 chromosome 2, bColStr4.1.hap1, whole genome shotgun sequence:
- the LRATD1 gene encoding protein LRATD1, whose product MGNQLDRITHLNYSELPTGDPSGIEKDELRVGVAYFFSDEEEDLDERGQPDKYSVKGSGSPGQETPTHHLHHQLVLNETQFSAFRGQECIFSKVSSGPQAGDLSVYSVSALPALCKPGDLVELLYLGPSEHPPPHWAVYVGSGQIIHLHQGQIRQDSLYEAAAGNVGRVVNSWYRFRPLVAELVVQNACGHLGLKSDEICWTNSESFAAWCRFGKREFKAGGELQAAAGTQHQQQYCLKIHLAENKVHTVRFHSLEDLIREKRRIDASGKLRVIKDLAIVDEKE is encoded by the coding sequence ATGGGAAATCAACTGGATCGCATCACCCACCTGAATTACAGCGAGCTGCCGACCGGGGACCCCTCGGGGATTGAGAAAGACGAGCTGCGCGTCGGGGTGGCTTACTTCTTTTCGGATGAGGAGGAAGACCTGGACGAGCGAGGCCAGCCAGACAAGTACAGCGTGAAGGGCTCCGGCAGCCCTGGCCAGGAGACGCCCACCCACCACCTCCACCACCAGCTGGTGCTGAACGAGACCCAGTTCTCTGCTTTCCGCGGCCAGGAATGCATCTTCTCCAAGGTCAGCAGCGGCCCCCAGGCTGGGGACCTCAGCGTCTACTCGGTgtcagccctgccagccctctGCAAGCCGGGGGACCTCGTGGAGCTGCTCTACCTGGGGCCGTCGGAGCACCCGCCGCCGCACTGGGCAGTGTACGTGGGCAGCGGGCAGATCATCCACCTGCACCAGGGCCAGATCCGCCAGGACAGCTTGTACGAGGCGGCCGCGGGCAACGTGGGCCGGGTGGTGAATAGCTGGTACCGCTTCCGCCCGCTGGTGGCCGAGCTGGTGGTGCAAAACGCCTGTGGGCACCTGGGCTTAAAAAGCGACGAGATCTGCTGGACGAACTCCGAGAGCTTCGCCGCCTGGTGCCGCTTCGGGAAACGGGAGTTCAAAGCCGGGGGGGAGCTGCAGGCTGCCGCCGGcacccagcaccagcagcagtaCTGTCTCAAGATCCACCTGGCAGAGAACAAGGTGCACACGGTGAGGTTCCACAGCCTGGAGGATCTAATACGCGAGAAGCGCAGGATCGATGCCAGTGGCAAACTGAGAGTGATTAAAGACCTGGCCATAGTGGATGAGAAAGAATAG